The Bacteroidota bacterium genome contains the following window.
CCCTGCCCGTCCAGTCGTTACAGGTGTTAAACAGACTGTAAGAGCCGTTGGCTGCATAAAATGTATCGTTCCCCCGGTACCCTCTTTCGGGAATCAACACGGGATTCCCCCGCGCATCTCTGGCAAATGAGGATTGAATAATGGCAATGAGTCTTTCATGTTGTTCGGATGTAAGCATCAACGAACGCACAAATTCTCCGGGCTGTGGATTTCTGTAATACGTGACGTGCATCGCCGTTGCGCTTTTGAGTAACAGCGCGCGAACTGCGGTAGATAGGGTGAGGTCATCCCAGGTAGGCGTATCGAGATAAAAACCACGGTCGCCCCACCCAAACGCTATGTGTGTCATGTTGGCCGGTTGAATCTGACGAAAATGGCCGGCGGGAAATTGCTCTTGCCAGTTTGTATCTGGCGTATTTAGCGGTAAAATCAGATCTGTATGGACGCCATTGGTGGAGACATAGATCTCAATGCCATCAGGTGGCGCAACTGCGTGGCGATTTACGGGGATAACAGCTAACACAATGGCCATCAATAAAAATAAAAACGATAATACTAAAACGGCGAGAAATCCTCGCAGCGCTTGTTTTAGTATCCGTTTATACATAGGCGGCTCCTGTTTATTTTTTTAATTTGGGGATTAGGCATCTAAGAATGCGTGTGCACGAGAAAGTACACAAAAGTACAAATTGGCGCTACTCAACGTCACGCATATCAACCCAAAACCTGGCATGATAGGAGCCACCGTATTTCACAAAAAGCTCAACCAATCCACTTAGCTCGCCCTCAAAATTCGCACGCTGTATTGCAACGCGTCCGCCAGACAATTGCGGGCCATTGAAATAGTTTCCCGTGAGTGTATCCTGCGTACCATACCAGACATCAGTCAAAGCAAGGGGTGCCTGGTTTAATTCGTTTCTTTTTTCGAGTCTTATTTGAAATACAATCCGCCTCGGCGAATTCGAATCTTCGTCTTGGAAATACTGCAATTGTACAGCATCGCCAAAGCGTTTTGCATTCCATTTTTCAACGACATCGTCTTCAGTAAACCGAACACCGCCATAGTTTGTTACTGAAAAGTTCTGCCCGTCTTCGTTGTCAAGAAACGAACATCCCGTTGTTAAATACAGGATCAGAAACAGTGAAGAAGTCAGCGAAAGGTGATTTTTTTTGAACATGACACTACGTTTTTTTGGTTAGAAAAAAGGGTGTAGTATCAGTCAAAAAAGGGGTGGTATCCTCGCTGTTATTGAAGGGTATAGTTAAGTATAGGCAGAAATTTCAGATTTGTTCTGGTTCGTCCTGAAAAGTATCGTCACACTTCCAGGATGCTTTATGCCATTTTCACGCGTTGATATAGCGATGTTTGCCACATCAGTGTATGCTGACTGCTTATTTCCTCAAACCCATTGTTACGGATTTGTTGCTGCAGTACAGCTTCGCTATGCACAAACGTTTGAAAACTGTGCCCCGACAGTCGCCAAATTTTGTTGCCGAACCAGAACGCGAAGCGGGCATAAGCATGCGGCCTCGGATAGCTGATGGCAAACAAGTTTGTGCACTTCCCCAACACTGCATCCAGCAATTCAATAGGCGCAGGATAGCAACAGACTACCCGATCCAGCGCAACGACATCGACAACAGGCACCGCATCAGCTTGCTGTACCACATCTCCGTGAATTAACTTCAGACGGGCTTCCGTCCCCAGTCGCACGGCCTCCTCTTTTGCAAGCGCCAGAGAAGCTGAAGACATGTCCACAATGGTTGCAGCCTTGCCGCCTACGGCTAGCACTTCGTGCGTGATCATGCCGATACCGCCACCAACATCAAGCAGCGTCGTATCTGTCAGCTTATGCTGGCGGAGTGCATCAACAAGCAGTCTCGTGGTCCCACCGGGGCCTTTCCTGCGATATTTCCTGAGGTCGCGCAGGGCATATTTCTTGTCGAAGAACTGGTCTGTAGCTTGCACGCAACAACTGGACATAGCCGCTTACTCTCTGGTTACTCTGATTCTACTTCGCGTATGTATCCCTCCACACCTTCTCACTCCTCCTCCATAGTAACAGCCGTTCCATAAGCAAGCATTTCAGCTGCACCACCCATCACTACTGATGTTGCAATGCGAACAGACACAACTGCGTTTGCGCCGAGTCGTTCAGCGTCTTCCATCATCCGCGATAGGGCTTCTTCTCGGCTTTCTTCGAGCAGTTTGGCATACGTGCGGATTTCACCACCAATCATATTTTTGAACACTGCGCCGATATCGTTCCCCAGGTGACGCGCCCGAATCGTATTGCCTCGTACCAATCCGTGTGTAAGCGTAATTTTTCTCCCATGAATGGTAGGTGTAGTTACTATCATCATTATGAATTCCTCCCAGTATAATCTGTGCTCTTACAAAGTAATAATCCGACAACCTGCGAAAATGCTTCAAGCTGTTGTGTTAGCATCACAGGACGTAAGATCTTCAATATACCCGCCTGTTAGCAAAATAGGCGGGGCGACATCAAGTCGATCGTCCACCTGTATGCTTACGCAAGTCGGCCAACTTTGATATTATAGCTGCAATAAATGAAAAAAGCCCGCAAGCAACGAAGCCAGCGGGCTTTTTAATGGATCAAAAGCTGTTAGAAATCAAATGAGATTCCCTGCGCAAGGGGCAAGTCAGCGCCATAGTTGACCGTACAGGTCTGCCGGCGCATGTAAGCTTTCCAGGCGTCAGAACCACTTTCGCGGCCGCCGCCTGTTTCTTTCTCGCCGCCAAATGCTCCACCAATTTCAGCACCGGATGTACCGATGTTGACGTTGGCAATGCCACAATCTGAGCCGGCAACTGAAAGGAATGCTTCAGCTTCTCTCATGTTGAGCGTGAAGATAGACGAAGAAAGTCCCTGCGGCACATTGTTCTGGATATCAATGGCTTCCTGAATCGTGTTGTACTTCAGCAAATACAGGATTGGCGCAAACGTTTCGTGTTTGACAATCGCCATGTCCGGGGTTGCTTCCACGATCGTTGGCTTCACGTAACAGCCCGACTCAAAGCCGGCTCCGTCCAGCACCGCATCACCATTAAGTACATTGCCACCCTGGCTACGCGCTGCTTTGATTGATGCGTTATATGCGTCTACGGCATCCGTGTCAATAAGGGGCCCCATGTGGTTGTTCTGGTCGAGCGGGTCACCAATGCGGATTTGCTCATAGGCGTTAACCAGACCGTTTTTGAGCTCATCGTACCGGCTTTCATGGATGATGAGCCGGCGCGTCGTTGTGCAGCGCTGGCCGGCTGTACCTACCGCACCAAAGACAATCGCCTGGATGGCCTGTTTGAGATCGGCATTTTCAGTTACGATGATTGCATTGTTACCACCAAGTTCGAGAATCATCTTACCAAGACGCTTGGACACGGCTTCTGATACCGATTTACCCATCCGAGTAGAGCCCGTTGCTGAGACCAGTGGAATCTCAGGGTCGTTAGACATCAGCTCACCCACTTCGCGATCCCCAACAACTACGCTTGAAATACCCTCTGGCAGATCGTTTTCTTTGAGCACCTCTGCAAAAATCTTCTGGCAGGCGATAGCTGAGAACGGTGTTTTCTCAGACGGCTTCCACAGGCACACGTTGCCACAAACCCAGGCCAAAGCCGTATTCCACGACCAAACGGCCACAGGGAAATTGAACGCAGAAATGATTCCAACAATGCCCAGCGGGTGCCACTGCTCAAACATGCGATGGTTTGGACGCTCAGAGTGCATCTGCAGGCCATACAGCTGGCGCGAAAGGCCAACGGCAAAATCACAAATATCGATCATCTCCTGCACTTCCCCGAGGCCTTCCTGCAAGCTCTTGCCCATTTCGTAGCTGACGAGCGAGCCCAGGCTTTGTTTGTGCTGGCGAAGCTTGTCGCCATACTGCCGCACAATTTCTCCACGCTGCGGCGCCGGCATTTTACGCCAGACCTTGAATGCTGCATGCGCTGCTTTTTTAACACGCGCATAATCCTCTGCGCTGGCCAGATTGACGGTCCCAATCGTCTTGCCATCTACCGGGGAGTGAACTGCTACTGCGCGTCCGCTACCCTTCCAACTTTTCTGTCCAGTGCTTACGCCGTTGCTGTCTTTGTCTATGCCCAGGTTCTGAAGAATGTTATCCATGTATTTTTATCCCTGTTGAAATCGACACTTCGTATTAACTGTTTTGCTTCTTCGCTTTGTGCTTATGTACAGCGTTATTGTACACACAGTGCGCCTCAACGCGCAAAGCAAGAAAACTATCCCCATAAGGGTGTGCATTTTGCGAAAATATCGCAAGACCTGTAAAAAATAGCCACTCATGCGAATTATGGATTGCGTTTAATGCCGATTTTCGAGTGCCGAATGCCGATTGATATTTTTTTGCAAAGGACGCATACGAGAGTATTGCTACCTGTGCCGTAGTAGTACAAAACAGAAACACTGAAATACGAAAACACGGAAAAATCTTGATTTTGCTTCCAATCCTTAATTCGCATCCCTCAAAAGCATTTTGCCGTGAAAAACAGGCTATGGCACGGTCTTCGCAAAACTTGCGGTTACGCTAATGCGACCACAGAAACACAAACAAACCCGGCCTTTCGGCTGTCCGTATGAAGCCAGCCCCCAGACGCATCGCACTATTGCTCACCGTTGTGGGACTCAGTTTGATGCATTTGACTACATCTTTATTACACGCACAGGAATTTTCTGCGACGCTGAACAACCATCCGCTTGGTAATTACACCGAATCGCTGATGGAATCCGATTTTTCCAGCGTGCAGTTGCTCAACAATCTTGGTAACCGGTTTAACATTGTTTCTGGCACTGAGGCGCTGGATGGAAATTCATTGCGTGTTGAATACCTCGCCGGCGAAACTGGCGCATCCAACAGTGGCGGCCAGTTCTTTGCCTTTTTGCCGGCGCAAGAAGAGTACTTCCTGGAGTACTACATCAAATTCGGCGACAACTTCGACTTCCAAATGGGCGGTAAGCTGCCCGGCCTCAGTGGCGGCGAAAGCAATTCGGGCGGCAACAAACCCACAGGCGACGGATGGAGTGCGCGCTATATGTGGCGCGAAAACGGCAATATGGTGGTATACCTCTACCACATGGACCAGCCCACCTCGTACGGCGAAGACTTTGAGCTCAACCGCAGCGTACAGCGCGGCACCTGGCACCGGCTCACGCAGCGTGTGAAGGTGAATACAGGCAACAACAACGACGGCGAGCTCCAGGTGTGGTTTGACGGAGAACTCGTTTTACTGCGCACCGACATCCGTTTCCGTAACAACAACCAGGCACCGGTCGACCATTTCTTCTTCTCGACCTTCCATGGCGGCAACACGCCTGACTGGGAGCCCGACAACGATGGGTTTGTCTATTACGACAACATTCGAATTGGCACCAATCCGGATGACTTTGTACCCGATGGTAATGGCGGGCTGCTTACGCAGGTTGACAAACCTTCAAACGGGGCTGTGTTTGAGTCGCCGGCTACGATTGCTGTTGAAGCCTCAGCCTTCTCCATTGGCGGAGAAGTCACAGACATTCAGGTGTTTGCCAACGGCACCCTTATCGGTGACACTGCAAATCCACCAGCTGCGTTTAACTGGACCGGTGTAACTCCCGGCACCTATACCCTTACTGCTGAAGCCACAAATTCGCTAGGCGAGACGCAAACATCTACGCCTGTTCAGATTGCAGTTAATGACATCGACCCGGTTAAAGGGGCCAATCTGGCGCTCAACAAAGAAGTTTCTGTGTCCGCAGAACAAGAAGGCAACCGGGGCAGCGGCGCTGTTGACGGGAGTGCTGATCCGGATGACCGCTGGTCTGCGTCTGGTTTCCCTCAGTCGATAACGATAGACCTTGGTGCAACCCGAGATATCAATTTGGCTGAAGTGATTCCTTACCAGGACCGCGCCTATCAATATACAGTCGCCGTCTCAACGGACAACAACGCATTCGAAACAGTAGTAGATCGCTCTTCGAATACGCAAGGCGGATCGCTCTTGTCAGATGCATTCACCAAGACGCCGGCGCGTTACGTCCGGCTAAACGTCACAGGCGCGTCTGGATACACGGGCCCATGGATCAGCATTATCGAATTCCGCGTGTTTAACACGGATGGCAGCTCAGAGACGCCACTGCTGGGCGACATATCGCTCGACGGACAAATCTCGGCGCTTGATGCCTCGATGATCCTCCAGCACGCTGTTGGCCTTATTCAGCTAGAACAGGAAGCGCTCGACAACGCAGACGTGTCAGGCAACGGCGAAGCCTCTACCTTCGACGCCAGCCTGGTGCTGCAGTATGTGGTGGATTTGATTACCTGCTTCCCAGCCGAGCAAGGCTGCGCAGAATAATGCCGAATGCAAGGTAAACCCTTCGATATTCAGCGTTCCTTGTTCTGTGTTCGATATTCAAAAGGTTTGCCCCCCAGATCCTTCACTACGTTCAGGATGACACGGGGTGCAATACGGCGTCAGCCCTAAAGCGTATCCAGCGCTTTCTGAAGCCGGCGCATGCAGGTCTCTTTACCGAGAATGACCATCATGTCGTACAGACTCGGGCCGCCGGCTACGCCGGAGAGGGCAATCCGTAGCGGTGCCATGAGTTTACCCAGGCCAGCTTCATGTTCTTCGGCAACCGCTTTCAGATTCGTCTCCAGTGCTTCAGCAGTAAAATCAGCCGATTCAATGCGCGCCATGTAGGCCTGGAGTAGCGCCGGCGTATCTTCTTTCCAACGTTTCTTGAGCGCCTTCTCGTTATACGACGATGGATCGTCAAAGAAATAACGGACTTCTGTCACGAGGTCACTCGCAAAGGACATCCGTTCCTGCATAAGGCCGAGGATAGCAGCCAGCGCATCGTTGTCAACCTCTATATCGGCCGCAGCAAGCGAAGGCCGAACGCGATGTTGCAGCTCTTCTAGTGAAAAGCCGCGCAAATACTGCTCATTGTACCATTTCAGCTTGTCGAGGTTAAACTGCACCCCACTGCTGCCTATACGATCCGCAGAGAAAGCAGCAACAAGTTCTTCAACTGTAAACAATTCTTGCTCTGTACCCGGATTCCAGCCCAGCATAGCCAGGAAGTTTACGACAGCTTCTGGCTCATAGCCGGCTTCCTGATACTGACGCACACTAACCGGAATACCCATTTTCTCGGCATTCCGCTTGGATAGCTTGCCACCAGTAGGACTGAGAATCAAAGGCAAATGGGCCGTTTGCGGTGGCTCCCACCCAAATGCTTTGTACAACAGCATGTGCTTCGGGGTTGACGGCAACCATTCTTCACCGCGGATGATGTGCGTGATCCCCATAAGGTGGTCATCCACAACATTGGCAAGGTGGTAGGTTGGCATGCCATCTGATTTCAAAAGGATCTGATCGTCGACCTGAGCCGATGCAAAGCTTACGGTGCCACGGACGAGATCATCAAATTGGATCTGCTCATCATCAGGCACACGGAGGCGCACAACGTAGGGGTTCCCTTTTTCAATAGCGGCCTGTACGGCAGCCTGGTCCATGGTGAAAGAGTTCTTCATAGACTGCCGCGCCAGGGCATCATATTTGGGCGAGGGGTTTTCAGGCGTAGCCAGCCGGCTGCGCATCTCATCGAGTTCTTCTTTAGAATCGAACGCGTAATACGCGTGCCCTTCTGCCAGCAATAAATCAACGTAGTGGCGATAGTGCGCTTTGCGGTGCGACTGGTAATAGGGTCCATAATCGCCACCAACCTTGGGGCCTTCATCATAATCCAGGCTGGCCCAGGCAAGGCTGTCGAGCATATCCTGCTCAGCTTCCGCAACGTAGCGCTGCCGGTCGGTATCTTCAATCCGTACAACAAACGTCCCGCCCACTTTGCGGGCAAACAAGTAGTTATAAAGGGCCGTACGCAATCCGCCAATATGCAGCAGTCCGGTTGGACTGGGGGCAAACCGCACACGCACATCTATTTGATCCATAGGTCGTAAACACGCTTCCAGTTGACTTAATCCCCCACTGTACTCCATTCGCGGCATGCTGTTCACGGTTCACGGAAAAAAGACGGGATTCAGGTTGGGTGCCCCGGTTTCCGATACATGGCATTCGGAATCTGGCGACCTGTAAAAGATTGATGGCTTGACAGGCGCATCTGCCTTCCAAGATTTCCCGGCTTCGTTCGATATGACATGGATAAGACGCAGTGCCTGTCCTTCAGAAATCTTTCACGGGCCCATGAGGAAATGGGTAAAGCATAGTGCCCCACCCACTCGAAAATCGGCACTAACAAAACAGGCGCCACCCCGTAGGAAAGCGCCTGCTTTTTCTTTGCAACTACTTTAACAAATGACCACTATGGAATAGTGGGTCGGCGAACATCAGCAGAAAGCGCCTCTACGTCGATGCCCGGGTAAAAGACATATACGTAGTTGGTGCCGGGGAGCACATCCATGTCTGAAAACTGAATCAGTTCGTCGGTACCGGTAACCTGGCCTTCAACCTGATAAACAGGCGTTTGGCTTGGTGGGTACGTTTCAAAGGTATCAGCTGGTACAAACAGACCTGCCAGAAACAAAAACATGGCAGTAACCACAGTTGTGCGTAGGGAAATGGCTGTTTTGGCGTTCCACAAAGGCCGGCGATCATCTGCGCGGTCGATGCGCGTCATCATCGTTTTGTGTTTGCGCAGCCGTTTGAACATGGCTGCGTCGAGCGAAGGAGGCACCGTGAGGTTCTCCGTCCGGCTCATCCGCCGAAATTTCATAACCCCTTCCAATTCCTGCCGGCAATCGCCGCAAACAGCGAGATGTGCAAACAGATCAGACTGATCTGCTACAGACAACTCACCATCTAGGAAAGCATGTAGCGCCTCAATGGCGGTGTCTTTTGAGACATCCTCATTGTGGGCCAACGATTTATTTAAAGGATTACTCATCTATATTCTACTCCGATAGGTTCTTGGGCAATGACTACAGAACGTGTGCCTTCCGATCTAATCGGTCGTTAATTTCTCCGTTTCACTTCCAAGTACTTCTTCGAGATATACCCCGAGTTTCTTCCGCGCTTTGAATAACCGCGATTTTACTGCACTCAGTGTACTTCTCGTAACAGCTGCAATCTCTTCGTAGGTCATATTCTGGT
Protein-coding sequences here:
- a CDS encoding TIGR02117 family protein — its product is MYKRILKQALRGFLAVLVLSFLFLLMAIVLAVIPVNRHAVAPPDGIEIYVSTNGVHTDLILPLNTPDTNWQEQFPAGHFRQIQPANMTHIAFGWGDRGFYLDTPTWDDLTLSTAVRALLLKSATAMHVTYYRNPQPGEFVRSLMLTSEQHERLIAIIQSSFARDARGNPVLIPERGYRGNDTFYAANGSYSLFNTCNDWTGRALRRIGVKTGIWTPFSQSVMYHL
- a CDS encoding class I SAM-dependent methyltransferase; its protein translation is MSSCCVQATDQFFDKKYALRDLRKYRRKGPGGTTRLLVDALRQHKLTDTTLLDVGGGIGMITHEVLAVGGKAATIVDMSSASLALAKEEAVRLGTEARLKLIHGDVVQQADAVPVVDVVALDRVVCCYPAPIELLDAVLGKCTNLFAISYPRPHAYARFAFWFGNKIWRLSGHSFQTFVHSEAVLQQQIRNNGFEEISSQHTLMWQTSLYQRVKMA
- a CDS encoding YbjQ family protein, producing MMIVTTPTIHGRKITLTHGLVRGNTIRARHLGNDIGAVFKNMIGGEIRTYAKLLEESREEALSRMMEDAERLGANAVVSVRIATSVVMGGAAEMLAYGTAVTMEEE
- a CDS encoding aldehyde dehydrogenase family protein, with protein sequence MDNILQNLGIDKDSNGVSTGQKSWKGSGRAVAVHSPVDGKTIGTVNLASAEDYARVKKAAHAAFKVWRKMPAPQRGEIVRQYGDKLRQHKQSLGSLVSYEMGKSLQEGLGEVQEMIDICDFAVGLSRQLYGLQMHSERPNHRMFEQWHPLGIVGIISAFNFPVAVWSWNTALAWVCGNVCLWKPSEKTPFSAIACQKIFAEVLKENDLPEGISSVVVGDREVGELMSNDPEIPLVSATGSTRMGKSVSEAVSKRLGKMILELGGNNAIIVTENADLKQAIQAIVFGAVGTAGQRCTTTRRLIIHESRYDELKNGLVNAYEQIRIGDPLDQNNHMGPLIDTDAVDAYNASIKAARSQGGNVLNGDAVLDGAGFESGCYVKPTIVEATPDMAIVKHETFAPILYLLKYNTIQEAIDIQNNVPQGLSSSIFTLNMREAEAFLSVAGSDCGIANVNIGTSGAEIGGAFGGEKETGGGRESGSDAWKAYMRRQTCTVNYGADLPLAQGISFDF
- a CDS encoding polysaccharide lyase, yielding MKPAPRRIALLLTVVGLSLMHLTTSLLHAQEFSATLNNHPLGNYTESLMESDFSSVQLLNNLGNRFNIVSGTEALDGNSLRVEYLAGETGASNSGGQFFAFLPAQEEYFLEYYIKFGDNFDFQMGGKLPGLSGGESNSGGNKPTGDGWSARYMWRENGNMVVYLYHMDQPTSYGEDFELNRSVQRGTWHRLTQRVKVNTGNNNDGELQVWFDGELVLLRTDIRFRNNNQAPVDHFFFSTFHGGNTPDWEPDNDGFVYYDNIRIGTNPDDFVPDGNGGLLTQVDKPSNGAVFESPATIAVEASAFSIGGEVTDIQVFANGTLIGDTANPPAAFNWTGVTPGTYTLTAEATNSLGETQTSTPVQIAVNDIDPVKGANLALNKEVSVSAEQEGNRGSGAVDGSADPDDRWSASGFPQSITIDLGATRDINLAEVIPYQDRAYQYTVAVSTDNNAFETVVDRSSNTQGGSLLSDAFTKTPARYVRLNVTGASGYTGPWISIIEFRVFNTDGSSETPLLGDISLDGQISALDASMILQHAVGLIQLEQEALDNADVSGNGEASTFDASLVLQYVVDLITCFPAEQGCAE
- the gltX gene encoding glutamate--tRNA ligase, with product MDQIDVRVRFAPSPTGLLHIGGLRTALYNYLFARKVGGTFVVRIEDTDRQRYVAEAEQDMLDSLAWASLDYDEGPKVGGDYGPYYQSHRKAHYRHYVDLLLAEGHAYYAFDSKEELDEMRSRLATPENPSPKYDALARQSMKNSFTMDQAAVQAAIEKGNPYVVRLRVPDDEQIQFDDLVRGTVSFASAQVDDQILLKSDGMPTYHLANVVDDHLMGITHIIRGEEWLPSTPKHMLLYKAFGWEPPQTAHLPLILSPTGGKLSKRNAEKMGIPVSVRQYQEAGYEPEAVVNFLAMLGWNPGTEQELFTVEELVAAFSADRIGSSGVQFNLDKLKWYNEQYLRGFSLEELQHRVRPSLAAADIEVDNDALAAILGLMQERMSFASDLVTEVRYFFDDPSSYNEKALKKRWKEDTPALLQAYMARIESADFTAEALETNLKAVAEEHEAGLGKLMAPLRIALSGVAGGPSLYDMMVILGKETCMRRLQKALDTL
- a CDS encoding anti-sigma factor, which encodes MSNPLNKSLAHNEDVSKDTAIEALHAFLDGELSVADQSDLFAHLAVCGDCRQELEGVMKFRRMSRTENLTVPPSLDAAMFKRLRKHKTMMTRIDRADDRRPLWNAKTAISLRTTVVTAMFLFLAGLFVPADTFETYPPSQTPVYQVEGQVTGTDELIQFSDMDVLPGTNYVYVFYPGIDVEALSADVRRPTIP